In Hahella sp. KA22, one genomic interval encodes:
- a CDS encoding threonine/serine dehydratase, which translates to MKDQVVDIRDIFKARQTVSRNLKATQLLRYESLSRLVGADIYIKHENHNPTASQKIRGAVNLAWELRRNGVTRIVTAANGASGGALACAARMFNMSALVVVPEKSPLSLIQSLQDQGAEVRANGIDFPESLRIARRMEENGDYYFVHPANEMQFIHGCATAALEVIEELPEADVAIGSVGMGGCIASILAASSVLNPKLKVIGVQAELAPAAYLSWKTGALQRQESRTFSQELGMSKAFEIPFSLYADALADFVLLPEHRLYEGVALAAHHTRQMVDAAGGAPIMAAYLLRQKLRSKTVVLFMSSGAATADELEEAYTLSAFRSGRPEEL; encoded by the coding sequence ATGAAGGACCAAGTCGTTGATATTCGCGACATATTCAAAGCCCGTCAAACGGTTTCGCGTAATCTCAAAGCAACTCAATTGCTCCGCTATGAGAGCCTATCTAGGCTGGTAGGCGCGGATATCTACATCAAACACGAGAATCATAACCCCACCGCCAGCCAAAAAATACGTGGCGCGGTCAATCTTGCGTGGGAATTGCGGCGCAATGGCGTCACCCGCATCGTCACCGCCGCCAACGGAGCTTCGGGGGGCGCGCTGGCGTGCGCCGCCCGCATGTTCAACATGAGCGCGCTGGTGGTGGTTCCGGAAAAAAGTCCGCTGTCATTGATTCAATCTCTGCAGGATCAGGGGGCGGAAGTCCGCGCCAACGGAATTGATTTTCCTGAGTCGTTACGCATTGCGCGTCGCATGGAGGAAAACGGCGATTACTACTTCGTGCACCCCGCTAACGAAATGCAGTTTATTCATGGTTGCGCCACCGCCGCCCTGGAGGTAATCGAAGAATTGCCTGAAGCGGATGTGGCGATCGGTTCTGTCGGCATGGGCGGATGCATTGCTTCCATCCTGGCGGCGTCAAGCGTCCTTAATCCCAAGTTGAAGGTGATTGGCGTGCAGGCGGAGTTGGCCCCGGCGGCTTATTTGTCATGGAAAACCGGCGCGCTGCAACGTCAGGAATCCCGTACGTTTTCCCAGGAATTGGGTATGAGTAAAGCCTTTGAAATCCCATTCAGTCTGTATGCGGACGCGCTAGCGGATTTTGTTTTACTGCCGGAACACCGGTTGTACGAGGGCGTGGCGCTGGCGGCGCATCATACCCGGCAAATGGTGGATGCGGCGGGCGGCGCGCCCATCATGGCGGCTTACCTGCTCCGGCAAAAGCTTCGCAGCAAGACCGTTGTGCTGTTTATGAGCAGCGGCGCGGCGACGGCGGACGAACTGGAAGAGGCCTACACTTTATCTGCTTTTCGCAGCGGCAGACCTGAAGAACTCTAA
- a CDS encoding sulfurtransferase, which yields MLISPASLHSHLGDAKYRIIDCRFALNDPEYGRLAYLQDHIPGAVYADLNKDLSAPVIPGKTGRHPLPEVQKFLGWLQQAGITSEDIVVAYDDGPGAYASRLWWLLKWLGHADVRILDGGLKAWRAAGYEMSTEPATPKQVDAYEATPDERLLVTAEELHSKLNDASVNILDARAAPRFAGEMEPIDPVAGHIPNAICAPFEENLTPEGAFKPEEELRRRFANYYAHGKAWEVICYCGSGVTACHNIFSAHLAGYPMPKLYPGSWSEWITDPNHPIAVGNE from the coding sequence ATGCTAATTTCTCCAGCATCCCTGCACTCGCATTTGGGCGACGCCAAATATCGCATTATCGACTGTCGCTTCGCGCTCAACGACCCGGAATACGGACGCCTCGCCTATCTGCAGGATCACATTCCAGGGGCCGTATACGCCGACCTGAACAAGGACTTATCAGCCCCGGTGATTCCAGGTAAAACAGGTCGCCATCCTTTGCCGGAGGTCCAAAAGTTTCTGGGCTGGCTACAGCAGGCGGGGATCACCTCGGAAGATATCGTCGTCGCCTATGATGATGGTCCCGGCGCCTACGCCTCTCGCTTGTGGTGGTTGTTAAAATGGCTCGGACACGCAGATGTCCGTATTCTGGACGGCGGTCTGAAAGCCTGGCGCGCCGCGGGTTATGAAATGTCTACTGAGCCAGCGACGCCCAAGCAGGTTGACGCTTACGAAGCGACGCCCGACGAGCGCCTGCTGGTGACGGCGGAGGAATTGCACAGCAAGCTGAACGACGCGTCGGTCAATATTCTGGACGCCCGCGCGGCGCCGCGATTCGCTGGAGAAATGGAGCCGATAGATCCAGTCGCCGGACACATCCCTAACGCAATCTGCGCGCCCTTTGAAGAAAACCTGACCCCCGAAGGCGCATTCAAACCGGAAGAAGAATTACGCCGCCGCTTCGCCAACTATTACGCCCACGGCAAAGCCTGGGAAGTCATTTGCTACTGCGGCTCCGGCGTCACCGCCTGCCACAACATCTTCTCCGCCCACCTGGCGGGCTACCCCATGCCCAAACTCTACCCCGGCTCCTGGAGCGAGTGGATCACCGATCCCAACCACCCCATTGCCGTCGGCAACGAATAG